The Roseibium sp. Sym1 nucleotide sequence ATCCGACCGCGCAGCTCATCCATGACGCCTATACCAGAAAGGGCGAACCGCTTGAGACCGCGCCGCGCAACGTCCTGAAGCGGATCCTGAAGCTCTATGAAGACAAGGGCTGGGAACCGGTCGTCGCACCGGAAATCGAGTTCTACCTGGTCCGTCCGAACACCGACCCGGATTACCCGCTGGAACCGCCCAGGGGCCGCTCCGGACGCCCGGAGGTCGGCCGCCAGTCCTATTCGATCTCCGCGCTGAACGAGTTCGACGACCTGATCGACGACATCTACGACCTGTCGGAACAGCAGGGCCTCGAAATCGACACCATGATCCACGAGGAAGGCGCGGCGCAGATGGAGATCAACCTGCGCCACGGCAATCCGCTGGTCCTTGCAGACCAGGTGTTCATGTTCAAGCGCACCATCCGCGAAGCCGCGCTCCGGCATGAAATGTACGCCACCTTCATGTCCAAGCCGATGTCCAACCAGCCCGGTTCGGCCATGCACATCCACCAGTCGGTGGTCGACAGGGAGACGGGCAAGAACATCTTTTCCGGCGACAACGGCGAGGAGACGCCCGAATTCCTCTCGTTCATCGCCGGTCACCAGAAATTCCTGCCGCATGTCACCGCCGTGATGGCGCCGTTCGTGAACTCCTACCGGCGCTTTTCCAAGGCCTCGACATCACCGGTGAATGTCTACTGGGGCTATGACAACCGCACGGTCGGACTGCGTGTGCCCTATTCCAACCCCCAGGCACGGCGCCTGGAAAACCGTGTCCCGGGCTCCGACGCCAATCCCTATCTCGCCATCGCCGCCAGCCTCGCCTGCGGCTATCTCGGCATGGTCAAGGGCCTGAAACCGGACAGCCCCAAGGCGGACGATTGCTCGGAACGGGCAAAGTCCCTGCCCCGCGGCCTGCCGGAGGCTCTGGCCAGGTTCGAGAAATCCGAAGAAATGGTCGAGGTCTTCGGCGAAACCTTCGTCGCCACCTACCGGGCCATCAAATACGAGGAATTCGAAACCTTCATGTCCGTGATCAGCCCCTGGGAGCGGGAATATCTCCTGCTCAATGTCTGAATTATCGAGCGTATTTTCCTGGAGCAATTGCCATGACGGCCCATTCCAACATCTATCCGACCAAGGCGCTGCAAGAGCTTGACGCGGCCCATCACTGGCATCCGTTCTCGGACATGAAAAGCCTCAACGACGAGGGCAGCCGGGTGATCACCCATGCCGACGGCGTCTGGCTGACGGATTCGGACGGCAAGAGGATCCTCGACGGCATGGCCGGGCTGTGGTGCGTGCAGGTGGGTCACGGCCGCAAGGAAATCGCCGACGCGGTCTACAAGCAGATGAACGAGCTGGCCTATTACAACACGTTCTTCAAGACGACCCATCCGCCGGCGATCGCCCTGTCGGAAAAGCTGGCAAGCCTGGCGCCCGCCCACATGAACCGGGTGTTCTACTGCTCCTCCGGTTCGGAGGCCAACGACACCGTGTTCCGCATGGTGCGCACCTATTGGGACAAGGTCGGCAAGCCGGACAAGAAAGTGATCATCGGGCGCTGGAACGGTTATCACGGCTCGACCCTCGCCGGCACCAGCCTCGGCGGCATGAAGGCGATGCACAAACAGGGCGACCTGCCGGTGGCCGGTGTGCATCACATCGACCAGCCCTACTGGTTCGGAGAAGGCCAGGACATGAGCCCGGACGATTTCGGTGTCGCGATGGCCCGCAAGCTGGAAGAAGCCATCGACCAGATCGGCGAGGACAAGGTCGCCGCCTTCATCGCGGAACCGATCCAGGGCGCCGGTGGCGTGATCATCCCGCCGGACACCTACTGGCCGGAAATCCGCCGCATCCTGAAGGAGCGTGACATTCTTTTCGTTTCCGACGAAGTGATCTGCGGTTTTGGCCGGCTCGGTGAATGGTTCGGCGCGGACTATTACGGCATGGAACCGGACCTGATGCCGATCGCCAAGGGCCTGACCTCCGGCTACCTGCCGATGGGCGGCGTTCTGGTGTCCGACCGTGTCGCCGAGGGACTGATGCTGGCCGGCGAGGATTTCAATCACGGCTATACCTATTCCGGTCATCCGGTGTGCGCGGCCGCAGCCCTTGCCAACCTGGAGATCATCGAGCGCGAAAGCCTGGTCGACCGCGTCAAGACCGACATCGGCCCCTACCTGAAGGAACGCTGGCTGAAGCTGGGCGACCATCCGCTGGTCGGCGAAGCCCGCATGACCGGCCTGGTCGGCGCGCTGGAACTGGTTCCGGACAAGTCCGACCTGCGCAAGACATTCAAGGATGTCGGCGTACCGGGACTGCTGTGCCGGGACATCTCCTTCGAACACGGCATGGTGATGCGCGCGGTGCGCGACAGCATGATCATCTCGCCGCCGCTGGTGCTTTCCCACGAGGAGGCCGACCACCTGGTGGCGACGGCCGAAAAGACACTCAACGACACCTACCGGGTCCTGAAACGGGACGGCTGGCTCGGCTGAAAACGGAAACGGGCCGGCCGCGTGCACGCCAGATGCGTCAACATGTAGCCGGGCCGGTTTCCCGTTTGCCGTCATTTGGCACTTGCCAACGTCCTCCTCCGGAGGCGTAAATCAACGCTGTCCCCTTCCGGGTTTCAGCAAAGGGAAGGCGACGCAGGCGGTTTGATCGACAGCTGTTAGGCGAGGCGGGATGCTCAGGCGGGTTTTCGGGTTTGGAAAGCGGGATTTTTCCTCCCTCACCGAACAGGAAATACTCGCCCTCGCGATATCTTCGGAAGAGGACGACGCGCGGATCTACAAGGCCTATGCCGACGGCCTGCGCGATCAGTTCCCGCAATCCGCCAGGGTCTTCGAAGACATGGCGGACGAGGAGAACCAGCACCGGCAGCAGCTGATCGACCAGCACCGCGCCCGCTTCGGCGACACGATTCCGCTGATCCGCCGCGAACATGTCCGCGGCTATTACGAGCGCAAACCGGACTGGCTCGTGCGCCCGCTCGGGCTGGACAAGGTCCGGACGATGGCCGAGGACATGGAGGCGCAGGCCTACCGGTTTTACATCGAGGCCGCCAAACGCACCTCCGACGCAGGCACCCGCAAGCTGCTGGGTGACCTGGCCATGGCTGAAAAGGGTCATGAAAGCCTGGCGCAACGCCTTGGCCTCGAACACACGCCGGAAGGCGTTCGAGACGAGGAAAGGCAGACCGAGCGCCGCCAGTTCATTCTGACCTATGTGCAGCCTGGGCTTGCCGGGTTGATGGACGGTTCCGTCTCCACCCTTGCCCCGATCTTCGCTGCCGCCTTTGCGACCCAGGACACCTGGCAGACATTTCTGGTCGGCCTGTCGGCGTCGGTGGGTGCCGGGATCTCCATGGGCTTCACGGAAGCCGCCCATGACGACGGTGTCCTTTCCGGACGCGGCTCGCCGGTCAAGCGTGGCTTCGCCTCCGGCATCATGACGGCGCTTGGTGGCCTGGGACACGCGCTGCCCTATCTCATCCCGCATTTCTGGACGGCGACCACCGTGGCGGCCCTGATCGTGTTTGTGGAATTGTGGGCCATTGCCTGGATCCAGAACCGGTTCATGGACACACCGTTCCTGCGCGCCGCCTTCCAGGTCGTTCTGGGAGGCTCCCTCGTGTTTGCTGCCGGCGTTCTGATCGGAAACGCCTGAGAGCGTATGTGCCGGGCCGTCTCGTCCCCTCATGCGCCTCGGCAAAATATACAGGCAATTCGTTTTTCTTCGCCGCGCCTGTCGGCTAAGCTCCCTCGTGGACGTTCCTTGGGCAACGCCCCTTTGGAACCGGAGGACCCCAGATGCTTTTTTCCGTCCTGATCTACGCCAATGAAGACTTCATCGACGCTCTCTCGCCGGAAGAACACGACGCGCTTTTGGAAAAACACGGCGCCTTTCACGAACACACCAAGACCAACGGCAATTTCGCCGCGGCGACGAAGCTGATGTCGACCGGGACATCCATCACGATCAGCCGGGACAGAGACGAATTTGTCGTCACCGACGGTCCCTTCGCGGAGACCAAGGAGCAGTTCATGGGTTTTTATCTGCTCGATTGCGCCAATCTGGAAGAGGCGATCGACGCCGTGAAAATCCTGCCACTTGATCATGGCCGCGTCGAAATCCGGCCGGTGGAATTCTTCGAAGGAGCCGACTTCAAGAATGCCGAGCGCCTGGTTATCAACGCATCTTAAGGCAGCCCGCCCGCGCGCCCTGGCCGCGCTGAACCGCGTGTTCGGGGATATCGATCTCGCCGAGGACGCGTTTCAGGAAGCCTCGCTCAAGGCCTTGAAATCCTGGTCGCCCGATCAACTGCCGGCCGACACGGTCGCCTGGCTGATCGTCGCCGGACGCAATGCCGGTATCGACGCCTTGCGCAAGCGCCGTCGAGAAACCCTCGCGGCGCCGGAAGACCTGGAACCGGCCTTCGACGGTGCCCATCCGGAAGACAGTTTGAGCGAGGATATCGATCACGCCATCTACCGGGACGATGTCCTGCGGCTTTTCTTCACCTGCTGTCACCCGGTCCTGCGCAAGGACCAGCAGATCGCGCTGTCGCTCAAGGTGGTTGCCGGCCTGACGGTCGAGGAAGTCGCCCGGGCCTTCCTGGTGCAGCCAAAGACCATGGAACAGCGCATCACCCGCGCCAAGAAGAAGCTGCAGGCAGCGCGGCTGGCCTATGAAGTGCCGGACGCATCGGGCCGCGCCGAAAGGCTCTCGGCCGTCGCCAACGCCATCTATCTTGTCTTCAACGAAGGCTATTCGGCTTCGCAAGGACCCGCGCTGATCCGCGAAACCCTGTGCGAGGAGGCGATCCGCCTTGCCCGCCTGCTGGTGCGCCTGTTCCCGGAAGTGCCGGAATTGCGGGGGCTGCTGGCGCTCTGCCTGATCCAGCATTCCCGGCGTCATGCGCGTCTCGGCCCGGACGGCCAAGCCGTGACGCTGGAGGATCAGGACAGATCGCTCTGGGACCGCAAGCCGATCGCCGAGGGAAGCGTCCTCCTGGAGGCGGCGCTGCGCCGGCCCCGCCCCGGACCGTTCCAGATCGAGGCGGCCATCGCCGCGACCCATGCGCGCGCCGCCAGTTATGACCAGACCGACTGGCACGAGATCGAACGGCTGTACCGGGCGCTGGAAATCCTTCGTCCCTCACCGGTGGTCGCGCTGAACCGGGCCGTCGTTCTCGCGAAACTCATGGGACCGGAAGAAGGCCTCGAACGATTACAGCCTCTGGCGGCACCGCTGGAGCGCTATCCCGGCTTTCACACGGTCAAGGCCTCTCTCCTGTCAGAACTCGGCCAATATGACGAGGCACGCCATGCGTACCGCCACGCTCTCGCGCTTGCCGGCACAGATGTCGAGCGCAACCACATCCGACAAAAACTGGACAACCTCTCCGCAGGACAAGCGCCTGCCTGACCCCCTTTCAAAAAAATTCTGAAAATTTTCCCGACCCTGTCGGATCTGCAAACTGCGCATCGTCCTTTGATCACCTGGACCGACCCAGGCGACTGTTTCGAGCACAAGGACATTAGAAATGAGCAATCCTATGCAAACCCATGGCGCTTTCAGCTGGATGGAACTGCACAGCGGCGACGGCGGCAAGGCAAAGACCTTCTATTCCAGTCTTCTTGACTGGGGAACGGAAGACATGGAAATGCCGGGCATGACCTATTCCGTGATCGTCAATGGCGAGGACAAGATCGGCGGTTTCCCCCCAGAAGCATCCGACACACCGCGCTGGCTGCCCTATGTCACCGTCGACGACGTCGATGCCCGTGTCGAAAAGGCAAGATCGCTCGGCGCCACCATCGCGATGGAACCCTTCAGCGTCCCGAGCGTCGGCCGCATGGCGACGATCGTCGACCCGGTCGGCGGTGTCATTGCCCTCATCACCTATGAAGCTCCGGCTGCCTAGTAAATGGCCTCGGCGGACAGGCCGGGGCCGTCCGCCGTTTTTCACAGACCAGATTTGGAGTCCCCTATGGAAACGATTCCCGCGTTGCCGGTCACCATTGTCTTTGTGTCCGTGTGCGCCCTGATGCAGGTACCTATGACAGTGTTTGTCGGTTATCGCCGGCTTAAGACCGGCATCCAGTTCCTGGACGGAGGTGACCAGACGCTGATCCAGCGCATGCGCGCGCAGATGAATTTCACCGAGACAGTGCCGATGGTGTTGCTGTCCATGGCAGCTGCCGAATTGAGCGGTGCACCAAACCTGTTGTTGTGGATCGTCGGTGGCGGTTTCCTTCTGGGCAGGGTCTTGCACTACAGTGTCCTGGTGACCTCCGGCTGGGGAAACGGCCGTGCCCTTGGCATGATCCTGACATTCGTGCCGCTGCTGGTCTGCCCGATATTTGTCTTGATCGAGTCGTTTTCGTAACCGGATCCCGGCCGGCTCACATGGCGCCGGCCGGGTTCGCCGGACTGCACCAACCAGTATTGTCTCCGCCGACCGGCGAGTTACCACCGCAGACAGGAACCCCGGCAGGACCATGAGACCGAGCGGGATTCCCATTTCAAGCGCGCGGATCGACCGATTGCCTTTTTCAGGTCAAGCCACCTCTTTCCGCAAGGAATTCCCCCTCCACGGCAGAAAAATCGTTAAAACTACCTATAGTAATCCGAGCTTTTTCCTAATCCCCCTTATTTAAACATTTCTCTTTAACTCGTTATATTGAAGAATATTGACCGGATCACTACGCGCCAGCATCAGGTGAACCAATAACAACAGGGCGAATGCTCCGATGATCAGACAGGCAATCGTTTTTCTGGGTCTCGTGCTCGGCAGCTCCCATACCTCCCATTCGGCCGATGGCAGCATGCAAATCCTCGTTTCTGCGTCCGGCAGGACAGAGACCCAAAGGGAGGTGTCCGTCGCGGCCATCGAAAAGGCGGGTCTCCACGAAATCGAGGCCTTCAACCCGTATGAAAAGCGCAGCGACACCTACACGGGCGTCTGGATGCAGGACTTCGTCGCCGCGTTCGGGACGGTGGACACCTCGACCCTGATCACCAGGGCGATTGACGACTACGAGATCACCTTCGGCAAGGAAGAATGGCAGAACCTGCGCATTCTGATCGCAACGCGGGTCAACGGCGAATACATCGATTTCGACGGGAAGGGCCCCATGCGCATCATCTTTCCGGATTTCGACGAGAACCTGGAGGCCCACCGGATCAATCTTCCCAAATGGACCTGGATGATCACTGAAATCGCTATGGAGTAGAACTTGGTCACGAGGTTCATCGCCTTCGTTTCAGGATTGCTCGTCGTGGCAGCCAGCCTCTACGGGGCCTATCTGGTTTATTCCATCTATCGGGCTCCGGCGCGAATTGCGGAATCCAGCAAGACCATGCGCATGACGGATTCGATGCGCCTGAGCTTCAAGGTCGCCCTGTTGTCTCAACGTAGCGCAGAGGCATATCTTCTTGCGGTCCAGACTGGCGACAGTGACCTTCTTCAAGACGCACAGAACCTTGCAAAAGCATCGATCGGCTTTGTCTTCAACGACTTTGCCGACAAGGAAAACCTTGTCGAAAAGGCGGTCCCCCTGCTGCGGCAGAACCTGTCGTTGATGCAGACTGCGGGTCTGGATCCATCTCCGGATGTCCTGGAAACCCTCCGGGCCAACACCCGCGAGGTCTACAAGGCGGCGGAACAGATCGAAGAAGACATCTGGGTAACGTTCCAGAGGGAGTTTATCGAGTTCCAGACGAACGAAACGCGGCTCCGCATTCAATACCAGATCATGATCGTGGCCGCCGTTGTCGTCTCGCTGATCCTGCTGGCCGTTTTTTTCCGCCAACGCAGCCTGAACCGGGAACTGCGCGAAAGTGATGCCGGCTTGAGGGAAAGCGAACGGCAATTGCGGGAGGCCCAGTCCATGGCCCGGCTCGGCAATTGGACCGTCGACATGAAAACCTTTGCAGCGCACTGGTCAGAAGAAGAATACCGGCTGCTCGGATACGAGCCCGGGGAAGTGAAACCGACCGCCAAGACCTTCATTAAAGTCGTACATCCGGAAGACCGGGACAGTGTTTACCAGGAAATGCAACGGTCGGTGAAACCGGGGCAGGAGAAGACGCCGTTTCGGGTCGTGCACAGGGTGAATACTCCGGAAGGCACGAGATATCTCGAGCAACATGGACAGGTCGAGCTGGATGAGGCCGAGCAACCGGTCCGCATGGTCGGCACGACGACCGACATCACCGAACTTCGAAGCCATCAGCTTGAGCTCGAGCACTACCGTGACCAACTGGAGAACCTGGTCGAGGAGCGCACGCGCGACCTGGAAAAGGAGATCAGCGACCGGCGCAAGGTCCAGGAGGACCTGCGCAAGAGCGAAACCAGATTGCGTCAAATCCTGGACAGTTCATCGGCGGGCATCTCGATCCTGCGCATGAACCCGATCCGGCGCATCTACGCCAACCAGCGTTTTCTCGAGTTCTTCCATGCGGACACCCCTGAGCACCTGGACGCATACGGCTTTGAAAACACCTTTGTGCTTGCCAAGGACCTGGAAACCGCGGGGGCCTGCGTTGAAAGCGGAGAAGGTTTTCAACGTTTCGTCATGGAACGGCGCAGGGTGGATGACACCACCTGGTGGGGACTGCATGATGCCATTCCCATCGAATTCGAGGACGCGCCCGCCACCATTGTCTGGCACTATGACATCACAGACCAGAAACTGGCGGAAAAGGAACTTGTGCAGACAGAGAAACTGGCTTCGCTCGGAGGTCTCGTTGCCGGGCTGGCTCACGAGGTCAACACGCCGATCGGCGTGGGACTGACAGCGGCAACCTTCATGGAGGAGAAGGTGGCGGACATCGGCACGCAGGTCGAGCAGGAGAGCCTGACACGGCGCGGCCTCGACGAGTTTCTCGATCTGGCGGGCCAGTCCTCAAAGATCATTGTCGCCAATCTCCACCGCGCCTCGGATCTGGTGCGGAGTTTCAAACAGGTTGCCGTCGACCAGTCCAGCGACGAACTGCGCACCTTCAAGCTTGTCGACTATCTCGATGAAGTCATGCTCAGCCTTCTGCCCCAGACCAAGAAGACGCCGCACACGATCGCCGTGGCCGGCGACCGGGACATTGTCATGACAAGTTTTCCGGGCGCCCTGTCGCAGATTATCACCAACCTTGTCATGAATTCGCTGACCCACGCCTTTGACGACGGCGAGAGCGGTGAGATCAGGATTGTCTCCTCACTGTCCGGTCAAAGTGCCCACATTCATTACAGCGACACCGGCAAGGGTGTTGCTCCGGACGTTCTGAACCGGATTTTTGACCCCTTTTACACGACCAGGCGCGGCAGCGGCGGCAGCGGCCTTGGCATGCATATCGTCTACAATCTGGCAACAAGGAAACTGGGCGGCACCGTCGTTTGCGAAAGCACGCCCGGACAGGGGATCTCGGTACATCTCACGGTCCCCCTGAGCCAGGCGCAGCCTCAGGACAGCAAATGAACAGTCGGAACGAAAAGATCCTGTATTCGGAAGATCCGGGCCTTGTGGAAGATTTCGGCAGGCCCTGGAAAATCATGCTGGTCGATGACGAGCAGTCCATTCATGACGTGACCCGCCTCGCCCTGTCGGGTTTTTCCTTTGACAACCGGCCCCTCGAGTTCGTCTCGGTCTATTCCGGTGAGGAAGCCCGGAAAACCATCCTGGACCACCCCGACACGGCGCTGATCCTGCTGGACGTGGTGATGGAGAGCGAAACCGCCGGACTGGACGTGGCGCAATTCATCCGCGAGGAAGCCGGCAATTCCGCCGTACGCATCGTACTGCGCACCGGCCAGCCCGGTCAGGCGCCGGAGCGGGATGTCATCGCGCGCTACGACATCAACGACTACAAGGAAAAGACCGAACTGACCTCCCGCAAGCTGTCGACGCTGATGTATGCGTCGCTGCGCTCGTATCGGGACATCGTCGAGCTGGAAAAAAACAAGCGCGGCCTGGAAGCCGTCATTGAGGCCTCGGCGCAGGTGTTCGAGCTGCAAACGAAGGAGAACCTGGCGGAAGTCGTTCTGGAGCAACTCAGTAACTTGCTGCACGAACAATGTGACCTGTCGGTCGACGACACCAGTGCCTTTGCGGCCCAGGGCTGTGAGCAATCCGCGACGATCGTCGCCGCCACGGGTTGCTACGCGCCACATGTGGGCAGTGATCCGACCCGTATCCGGGACGTCCCGGCATTGCAGGACTTCAAGGCCGCACTGTCTTGCAGCCGGAGCGAGATCGCTTCGGGTCACTATACCGCCGTCATCAAGTGCCGCGACGGGATCAAGCGGTTGCTGCACGTGAAAGCGCCTTTCGATGAGCCCACTGATCTGACCAGGTCATTGCTGAAGCTCTTTGAGCGCAATGTCGCCATCGCCTGCGAAAACATGGACCTTGTCCACGAGTCCGAGCAAACCCAGATCGAAATGGTCGATATTCTTGGCGAAACCATCGAAACCCGGTCCCTGGAAACCGGGCACCATGTCCAGAGAGTCGCGGAAATCAGCAAGTTGATCGCCCTGGAATACGGTTTGCCGGAAGACGAAGCGGAAATCATCCGCCTGGCATCGCCGCTTCACGATATCGGCAAGATCGGAGTACCCGATGCCATCCTCAACAAGCCCGGCAAGCTGACCGACGCCGAATGGTCAGTCATGAAGACCCACAGCATGCTCGGATACGACCTTCTGAAATCGTCAAGCCGGAAGGTCTTGCAGGCCGGCGCGGTCATCGCCCGTGATCATCACGAGAAATGGGCCGGCGGTGGTTACCCGGCCAACAGGACCGGCGCAGACATTCATCTTTATGGGCGGATTACAGCGATCGCCGATGTTTTCGACGCGCTCGGCAGCGAGCGTTGCTACAAGAAGGCCTGGCCGCTCGAAGACATTCTTGAGCTGTTGCGCAAGGAACGTGGCCGCCACTTCCAACCGGAACTGGTCGACATTCTGCTCGCAAATATCGATGCGATCGTCGAGATTTGCGAGCAGAAAAAGGACTGAGACCGCCCGTACCGCCTCTTCATCCCGCGGGTCGGCGACCGGCGTTATTCGGCGGCGACGGCGATATCACGCTGGGACCGGCGTGCCCAGGGGCGCGTGCCTTCCGGGATTTCGTCGACCGTACCGACAGGCTGCAGGTATTTGGTGACCTCAGGCCACTCGCCGGCCTTCAGCGCCTTCAGCACTTCCGGCTTGGTGATGTCGAACGTCGTCACCCCGCAGCGGCGGGCGAGCGGCACCTGGTCGAGGATGTATTTGCCCACGGCGCGGATATCGCCCTTGTAGCCGATCTGCTCGCGCAGGACGCGTGCGGCGGAAAAACCGCGGCCGTCGGCGAAACTCGGAAAATCGACCGCCACCAGTGCCAGACGGTCCAGATAGGGTTCGACCGGCTCGACATCATCACCGGCCTCGACGATCACCGCCGTCTTGCCGCCGCGTGAAAGGTAGGCATCGGGATCCGCCAGAAACAGCGTCAACGGCACCAGCGCATCCCCGGGAACGGAGGCCCCCGTTTCGGCATCGGCCGTTTCCCAGTTTTCCTCGACGAATTCGCCGTCCGTGTAAATCGTTGCCATTCTTCGCGTCCTCAAACTTCAATACGGTCAGCGGTCAAATGCCGCTGCCGTCAAATTCCTTGCCATGGGTCGGCCAGTGAATGCCGCATTCCGTCTTGTCCTGGCCGCGCCAGCGACCGGCGCGCGGGTCCTCGCCCGGCGCCACCTTGCTGGTGCAGGGCATGCAGCCGATGGACGGATACCCTTGCGCGACCAGCGGATGCGGCGGCAGATCATGTGCCTTGGCATAGTCCAGGATTTCCGTAGCCGTCCAATCCGCCAGCGGATTGACCTTCACCCGGCCCTCGTCGATCTCGAAGACCTCAAGGTCGGCGCGTGTCGAACTCTGATGGCGTTTGCGGCCGGAGATCCAGGCCTCGAAACCGCTCAGCGCCCGTTCCAGCGGCACCACCTTGCGGATATGGCAGCAGGCGTCGGTGTCGCTCATCCAGAGCATGCCGGCAGGATCCGCCTCGGCCAGATCTTCCTTTTCCGGCTTGAACGTACGCACGTCGGTCAGGCCCAGCTTCTCGATCAGTTCGTCGCGGTAGAGGAGCGTTGCCGGAAACAGCTTGACGGTGTCGATAAACAACACCGGCGTCGACGGATCGATCTGGGCGACCATGTGCAGAAGCACGGCGGAATCCGCGCCGAAACTCGACACCATCGCGATGTCGTCCGCGAACTGATGGCGGATGGCCGCCATCAGGATTTCCTGTGCGGTCATGTGTTCGAACTGGGCATTGTGCGCGGCGACTTCCGCCTGCAGTCCCAGTTCCGGGTCAACGCCTAGGCTGAATGTCTCATGCAGCGCCATAAAGGGCCTCCTTGAAGGGCGCCTCCCCGATCCGCCGATAGGCTTCCAGGAAGGTCTCTTCTTTTCCGACACGCAGGCCGAGATAGGTATCGACCAGCTTCTCGATTGCATCGATCACTTCTTCCGAGGAGAAGCCGCGGCCGATGATTTCGCCGATGGACGCGTTTTCATTGGCCGAACCGCCAAGCGTCACCTGGTAGAATTCCTCGCCCTTC carries:
- a CDS encoding PAS domain-containing sensor histidine kinase; translation: MVTRFIAFVSGLLVVAASLYGAYLVYSIYRAPARIAESSKTMRMTDSMRLSFKVALLSQRSAEAYLLAVQTGDSDLLQDAQNLAKASIGFVFNDFADKENLVEKAVPLLRQNLSLMQTAGLDPSPDVLETLRANTREVYKAAEQIEEDIWVTFQREFIEFQTNETRLRIQYQIMIVAAVVVSLILLAVFFRQRSLNRELRESDAGLRESERQLREAQSMARLGNWTVDMKTFAAHWSEEEYRLLGYEPGEVKPTAKTFIKVVHPEDRDSVYQEMQRSVKPGQEKTPFRVVHRVNTPEGTRYLEQHGQVELDEAEQPVRMVGTTTDITELRSHQLELEHYRDQLENLVEERTRDLEKEISDRRKVQEDLRKSETRLRQILDSSSAGISILRMNPIRRIYANQRFLEFFHADTPEHLDAYGFENTFVLAKDLETAGACVESGEGFQRFVMERRRVDDTTWWGLHDAIPIEFEDAPATIVWHYDITDQKLAEKELVQTEKLASLGGLVAGLAHEVNTPIGVGLTAATFMEEKVADIGTQVEQESLTRRGLDEFLDLAGQSSKIIVANLHRASDLVRSFKQVAVDQSSDELRTFKLVDYLDEVMLSLLPQTKKTPHTIAVAGDRDIVMTSFPGALSQIITNLVMNSLTHAFDDGESGEIRIVSSLSGQSAHIHYSDTGKGVAPDVLNRIFDPFYTTRRGSGGSGLGMHIVYNLATRKLGGTVVCESTPGQGISVHLTVPLSQAQPQDSK
- a CDS encoding VOC family protein, encoding MSNPMQTHGAFSWMELHSGDGGKAKTFYSSLLDWGTEDMEMPGMTYSVIVNGEDKIGGFPPEASDTPRWLPYVTVDDVDARVEKARSLGATIAMEPFSVPSVGRMATIVDPVGGVIALITYEAPAA
- a CDS encoding MAPEG family protein, whose translation is METIPALPVTIVFVSVCALMQVPMTVFVGYRRLKTGIQFLDGGDQTLIQRMRAQMNFTETVPMVLLSMAAAELSGAPNLLLWIVGGGFLLGRVLHYSVLVTSGWGNGRALGMILTFVPLLVCPIFVLIESFS
- a CDS encoding aspartate aminotransferase family protein, with amino-acid sequence MTAHSNIYPTKALQELDAAHHWHPFSDMKSLNDEGSRVITHADGVWLTDSDGKRILDGMAGLWCVQVGHGRKEIADAVYKQMNELAYYNTFFKTTHPPAIALSEKLASLAPAHMNRVFYCSSGSEANDTVFRMVRTYWDKVGKPDKKVIIGRWNGYHGSTLAGTSLGGMKAMHKQGDLPVAGVHHIDQPYWFGEGQDMSPDDFGVAMARKLEEAIDQIGEDKVAAFIAEPIQGAGGVIIPPDTYWPEIRRILKERDILFVSDEVICGFGRLGEWFGADYYGMEPDLMPIAKGLTSGYLPMGGVLVSDRVAEGLMLAGEDFNHGYTYSGHPVCAAAALANLEIIERESLVDRVKTDIGPYLKERWLKLGDHPLVGEARMTGLVGALELVPDKSDLRKTFKDVGVPGLLCRDISFEHGMVMRAVRDSMIISPPLVLSHEEADHLVATAEKTLNDTYRVLKRDGWLG
- a CDS encoding glutamine synthetase family protein; translation: MTSETPASDGATPIDSLRGVPNEEAAKDWLNARNIQDIECIVPDIAGVARGKMMPTGKFFSGPVMTMPASIFAQTISGDYPEDDDRFQHNPIDGDLYFRADYSTLTTVPWESDPTAQLIHDAYTRKGEPLETAPRNVLKRILKLYEDKGWEPVVAPEIEFYLVRPNTDPDYPLEPPRGRSGRPEVGRQSYSISALNEFDDLIDDIYDLSEQQGLEIDTMIHEEGAAQMEINLRHGNPLVLADQVFMFKRTIREAALRHEMYATFMSKPMSNQPGSAMHIHQSVVDRETGKNIFSGDNGEETPEFLSFIAGHQKFLPHVTAVMAPFVNSYRRFSKASTSPVNVYWGYDNRTVGLRVPYSNPQARRLENRVPGSDANPYLAIAASLACGYLGMVKGLKPDSPKADDCSERAKSLPRGLPEALARFEKSEEMVEVFGETFVATYRAIKYEEFETFMSVISPWEREYLLLNV
- the mbfA gene encoding iron exporter MbfA, which codes for MLRRVFGFGKRDFSSLTEQEILALAISSEEDDARIYKAYADGLRDQFPQSARVFEDMADEENQHRQQLIDQHRARFGDTIPLIRREHVRGYYERKPDWLVRPLGLDKVRTMAEDMEAQAYRFYIEAAKRTSDAGTRKLLGDLAMAEKGHESLAQRLGLEHTPEGVRDEERQTERRQFILTYVQPGLAGLMDGSVSTLAPIFAAAFATQDTWQTFLVGLSASVGAGISMGFTEAAHDDGVLSGRGSPVKRGFASGIMTALGGLGHALPYLIPHFWTATTVAALIVFVELWAIAWIQNRFMDTPFLRAAFQVVLGGSLVFAAGVLIGNA
- a CDS encoding RNA polymerase sigma factor, with the protein product MPSAWLSTHLKAARPRALAALNRVFGDIDLAEDAFQEASLKALKSWSPDQLPADTVAWLIVAGRNAGIDALRKRRRETLAAPEDLEPAFDGAHPEDSLSEDIDHAIYRDDVLRLFFTCCHPVLRKDQQIALSLKVVAGLTVEEVARAFLVQPKTMEQRITRAKKKLQAARLAYEVPDASGRAERLSAVANAIYLVFNEGYSASQGPALIRETLCEEAIRLARLLVRLFPEVPELRGLLALCLIQHSRRHARLGPDGQAVTLEDQDRSLWDRKPIAEGSVLLEAALRRPRPGPFQIEAAIAATHARAASYDQTDWHEIERLYRALEILRPSPVVALNRAVVLAKLMGPEEGLERLQPLAAPLERYPGFHTVKASLLSELGQYDEARHAYRHALALAGTDVERNHIRQKLDNLSAGQAPA
- a CDS encoding YciI family protein produces the protein MLFSVLIYANEDFIDALSPEEHDALLEKHGAFHEHTKTNGNFAAATKLMSTGTSITISRDRDEFVVTDGPFAETKEQFMGFYLLDCANLEEAIDAVKILPLDHGRVEIRPVEFFEGADFKNAERLVINAS